The DNA window CGGCGGCAAGACTAAGCTAGTACTAGGTCTAGGACAGAGACTAAGCTACGAACTAGACTTAGGCTAAGACTATCGCATGACGAGGTTGCAGCGTGGTTCCCCCTCCGATTTCTTTGGATCCCTCAGATCGGGGGCGACTTCTCCGCCAGTTTGGCGTGCAGGGTGCTGATATCGTATATGACCACCAGATCCTTGTTCAATCCCTCGAAGACCTGCGCCACTCGCGGCTGCAGGTTGTAGAAGAACAGGGGCTGCTCCCGCAGCTTGAAGTCCATCACCATGGTGGATATCACCTTGGCGGCCGTGAAGTCCGCTCCATAGATGTGGGTGCAATCGATGACCACCGGCAGTGTGGACTTCTGACCCTGCTTGTTGATCACCTTGCGCACAAACTCCATCGATGGGAAGATCAGGCAGCGATCGGGGGTGAGCATCAGGTATTTCAGACCAGTAGTTGTCTGTAAAGATAGGAAGGCTTATTAATATCAAAAGAAATATCTATGCCATATCGGCTAGCAGTATATTAATTCCTGCAGTATGATGAACACAAGAAGAAAATGCCGTCAGAATCGTAAGATTCTTTAGCATACTTTTAGCCACTGAAGCTATTCTAGAGATAATTCGGATGGAATGACTCACCGCCAGCGTTTCGATGCGCAGCTTTGGTCGGGCTGCCTGGTAGAGGATGAAGACCACATTGATGCCGATGCCCACGAGGATGCCCAGTTGCAGGGGCAGAACCAGACAGGCGAAAAAGGCGCCCAGGCCGGGAATGAGATCGGTTTCTGTGGCAGGAAGAATACACATGTATGGTAACAAACTTGTGTGTGTGGCTAATTTGTTTTCAACTCACTTTTACTGTGCCACATGGGCTTGATCACTCGGTACTGGACCATGAAAATAACCGCCGCAATGATAATGGAGGCCAGAGCCGCCTTAGGAATGTAGTAAAAGCAGGGCGTGAGGTACAACAGGGCGATTATCACTATCACGCTGGTGTAGAGATTGGACAGCTGGGTCCTCACGCCACTGGCATTCAGGATGGCTCCCCTGGCGATGCCACCATTGCTCCGAAGACCCTGGACAAAGGAGTTGGCCACGTTGCACACTCCAGATGCTATCAGCTCCTGCGTGGCATCTGTGGGTTTGCCATCAGCTAAAAGGAAAGACCAAGCGGGGGAATATTACAATCCAGTCGaatgaaaatcaaaacaatatgCTCTTCCCCAAGGAATAAAGCTACTAACGGAATGTCCcattttaaaatcaattagGAAATCGTTTAAATCACATTTGCACATGCCATTCAAAAGTTGACACTAATTTTGGACAACAGGCTCTAAGGGTTATAAACACAAACTCGTTGCTTTCGTCAATCCGATTTAAAATTAgctttaaataaaaaccaatttcTGATGATTCATTTCCTACTCGAATTTCGAAGATTCGTGCACTTGTTGGGGAAGAACGAGATCAAACTCATGAAAATGAGCATATCAAATAAGCGGATAACTCACCGAAAGCCTGAACAACGGCCATAGTTTCCAGAAGAGCAATCAATGGAACCACAATGAGCCCAGATCCCAGGGTGCCGACCATGTCCCAGAAGCTCTGGGCCTCCTGAAGGACATCTCCTGTGGTTTCGTTGACAACGGCATCCATGTGGAAGGGTGGTGGCTGGAAGGAGGGCAACCCCTTGGGCACAAAGCCAACTGTCTTCACGAGATTCTCCTTGCCGTTGACAAACAACCAGTAACCCAGGCCAGCAGTTCCACAGACCAGCAGGGCATTCCGGGCAGTTCCGATGGTCCAGAAAATGCCAGTCAGCAGCTTTTGGGCGGTGGTTTTTCCCTCCTTGGGGCCTAAAGTACAACTGGCCAGGGCTCTCAGGCTCAGGAGCAGAGTAATGCAGACGATTCCCAAGATGAAGTCCGGCCAGCTGATGTTGTGTATATCGTTCACAATGCTAATCCACACTTGCAGGAAGGTGTTGCCGCTGGTTTTGATGCCCAAGAAGTCCTTCATCTGGGAGCTGAAGATGATCAAGGACACGGCACTTGTGAATCCCGCTCCCACGGGACCAGAAACGAAATCGATGAGAAATCCCAGCCGGAAAACACCCATCAGGATCTCAATGAGACCTGTGAGGAAGGTGAGCAAGGTGGCCATCTGCCAACTGCCACCAGCGATTTGAAAGGACAGCAGCGCTGATATGGCCGTAGGTCCAATGGGCACGTCCTTACTAGACccaataaatatgtatatgaagCAGCCCAGGAAGCAGGCGTACAGACCGTACTGCAGATCCAGTCCTGCTATCCCGGCATAGGCCAGGGCCTGGGGAATCACCGTCAGGGCCACCGAAATGCCCGCCACTATGTCACCGAAGATATAATCCTTTTTGTACTGGGGCAGCCACACCAGAATCGGGAATCGCTTGTACAGCGTTTTCTTCCTGAAGATGTTGGACCAGAGGTTTGAGCAACAGCTCTGAGTTCCCTCCAGACAGCTCTCATCGGGAccctgctcctcctgcacaATGCAGTCCCGCGAGGTGTGGTACAGCGTGTTGGTGGGTATGTCCAAGGACACCTCGGATCCGCCATTGAAGCCACTGTTCGTGTGGCCGCTGTCAGCTCTCTGGCTCATTTTGCGTGGATTATTTACACTGTATACTGAACTTGTGGGATTTGTGCTTTCTCGTGGGACTTAGCTTCCTTATTTTCTAGGGCTTCATGGCACTCTCACTCGAGCAGCGAACACTCTCCGGGAAACCGATACCCTGATCTGATCTGATACCAAAGACCGAAGCGAAACGAACCGAACGCGGGGCCATCCACTGCGGGAATGAGATGGAGCCGCGGAAAGAGCAGCACTAACAACCACCCGCCTGCTGGGACCCGATTATATAGTAAATAGGCATTGCTCGCGAATCGCTGGCAGCGCATTCGAGACTATCCGCCGGCTTTCGTTATGCTATCTGCACCTCTCTCCCCTCCAGACCCGAGAAATCTTCGCGAGACCCCACTAATCTTCGCGGTCAATTCTCTATCTCTATCTCCATCTCCCGCTCTCGATCGAAACCGGCTCTCCGTCTCCAGTGATCACCACCTCGGATCTGGGCTTTTCATCTTCGCGGGCACGTCGTGTGGCAGCCCgaagaaatggaaatgacGCAGCCCATCGGTTGGCCACCGAGTGGGAGCATGTTCCATGTTCCATGGGACAGGCCCAGTTTGGACGGTTAAGACAATACGTAGTGGGCAGATACCACTGTTGCTCCAACCATTGGGAGTTCAGGTGTTCATAATGTATAATGTGTTTCTCAATTTTGTGGGCACACTTTCAATTATGGGGATCTATccatgtttatattttatctGCCTCTTTCTTACCTTTTAATTACCTTGTGATTTCAATCATTTTTTTCGTAAAGGAACGtaatttaattggaaaatttcacACAGTAGTATTGCAGTTATCTACACCCAATTTGCTCCGTTATCTTATTATCTACAATATCACTTAGGCAATTAACCATTTATAATATGTAACTTTAGAATAGCATCATGGGTTTTGTGAATTTCTAAGGCTTGTTAAATCGGGCAgcttgtcaatatttttagtGGCTGTATATATAGTTAGAGGTAATCCTTGGATGGagatattgaaaataatattttgataataaATCAAAGCCTCAATGAAATCGTAATGCTATTTCTTAAtaatctaaatatatatatttttaatttgcgTAGTAGTACATAATTCACAAGTGGAGTGTATTACTCAGTCAGTCACCTTACCTTCAGTTTCGGAAAATCAACTATTTTTGCTGTGAATTTTCCGCACGTGCTGACACCGAACATGGGAAACGCAATCGAGTGCAACATTAGGAATCAAAAGTTGTGTTTTATTGCATGCTAATTGATCGGATTTTCACACCGTGAATTTCTGGTTAACCGATGGAGGCCACGATTAAAAGGTTTTTGCTCTGCTCACATCTTCCCATGGGATTTGCAAGTtaagtaaataaatcaaatgaatATTAATGCAAAATGGTAATGCTACATTCGATTCGACGTGAATGAGTTATAGTCCAGGCGACAATAGCAGTTGAAATTTCTACGCTACTTTATAATTTCCCCAAAGGTGGCCCAAATTATAAGCCCCTAAATCTTTATGGCCCTCACAATCGCGTGCTACTGACGTCCATCGTTTGTCGACACGGGAAATCAATCAGCCGTCCAAACACTGCGCATATAAATCAGTTGGAAGAGTGCGCTCCGTAAATCAAGTATAC is part of the Drosophila sechellia strain sech25 chromosome 3R, ASM438219v1, whole genome shotgun sequence genome and encodes:
- the LOC6612889 gene encoding sodium-independent sulfate anion transporter, with the translated sequence MSQRADSGHTNSGFNGGSEVSLDIPTNTLYHTSRDCIVQEEQGPDESCLEGTQSCCSNLWSNIFRKKTLYKRFPILVWLPQYKKDYIFGDIVAGISVALTVIPQALAYAGIAGLDLQYGLYACFLGCFIYIFIGSSKDVPIGPTAISALLSFQIAGGSWQMATLLTFLTGLIEILMGVFRLGFLIDFVSGPVGAGFTSAVSLIIFSSQMKDFLGIKTSGNTFLQVWISIVNDIHNISWPDFILGIVCITLLLSLRALASCTLGPKEGKTTAQKLLTGIFWTIGTARNALLVCGTAGLGYWLFVNGKENLVKTVGFVPKGLPSFQPPPFHMDAVVNETTGDVLQEAQSFWDMVGTLGSGLIVVPLIALLETMAVVQAFADGKPTDATQELIASGVCNVANSFVQGLRSNGGIARGAILNASGVRTQLSNLYTSVIVIIALLYLTPCFYYIPKAALASIIIAAVIFMVQYRVIKPMWHSKKTDLIPGLGAFFACLVLPLQLGILVGIGINVVFILYQAARPKLRIETLATTTGLKYLMLTPDRCLIFPSMEFVRKVINKQGQKSTLPVVIDCTHIYGADFTAAKVISTMVMDFKLREQPLFFYNLQPRVAQVFEGLNKDLVVIYDISTLHAKLAEKSPPI